The following are encoded in a window of Gossypium raimondii isolate GPD5lz chromosome 13, ASM2569854v1, whole genome shotgun sequence genomic DNA:
- the LOC105781861 gene encoding vascular-related unknown protein 4: protein MNSRSRSSDENECPEESSWTLYFQDFSNKNTIDDLMNQNSSSILSHISHHTPDAACSAAGPLPSLDHTRLSFKKRKIKGPSSGFIDHDLEDTATSPANSPKVYNLGNQFDKQKDDAMGISQEMKGSGSGKINDEVGFIEGENVGHKLKKKGLCLVPLSMVLHYLG from the exons ATGAATTCCAGGAGCAGATCATCAGATGAAAATGAATGTCCTGAAGAGAGCAGCTGGACTTTGTATTTTCAAGATTTCTCAAATAAAAACACCATTGATGATCTTATGAACCAAAACAGCTCCTCCATTCTTTCTCACATCAGTCATCACACCCCCGATGCTGCCTGTTCTGCCGCTGGACCACTTCCTTCTTTAGATCATACACGTTTGAGTTTCAAGAAGAGAAAGATCAAAGGACCATCATCTGGCTTCATTGATCATGATTTGGAAGATACTGCTACTTCTCCTGCAAATAGCCCCAAG gttTATAACCTGGGGAACCAGTTTGATAAGCAGAAAGATGATGCCATGGGGATATCACAG GAGATGAAAGGGAGTGGTTCGGGGAAGATAAATGATGAAGTGGGGTTTATTGAAGGAGAAAATGTTGGCcataaactaaagaaaaagggTCTTTGTTTGGTTCCTTTGTCTATGGTACTTCATTATTTAGGTTGA